A section of the Methanosarcinales archaeon genome encodes:
- a CDS encoding rubrerythrin family protein has translation MTTDDNLKAAFAGESQANRKYIAYAKKADQEGYHHVARLYRAVAEAETVHALNHLRVMDGMRSTDENLKASIEGENAEFQAMYPGFIKEAKAEEAQDAAILSFDLANQVEQIHAGLFKEALENLGSNKEVDYYVCQVCGNTVKNNPPDRCPICKASKDMFNKIE, from the coding sequence ATGACTACAGATGATAATCTAAAAGCGGCTTTTGCCGGTGAATCACAGGCTAACAGGAAATATATCGCTTATGCCAAAAAAGCGGACCAGGAAGGGTACCATCATGTGGCCCGACTTTATAGAGCAGTGGCAGAAGCAGAAACCGTGCATGCACTGAACCATTTGCGGGTGATGGATGGAATGCGAAGTACTGATGAGAACCTGAAAGCTTCTATTGAAGGGGAAAATGCAGAGTTTCAGGCGATGTACCCAGGGTTTATTAAGGAGGCAAAGGCGGAGGAAGCACAGGATGCTGCAATCCTGAGTTTTGATCTAGCTAATCAGGTGGAGCAAATCCATGCCGGCTTATTCAAGGAGGCGCTGGAGAATCTGGGTAGCAACAAGGAAGTTGACTACTATGTGTGTCAGGTATGTGGCAATACCGTAAAAAATAATCCACCTGATAGATGCCCCATCTGTAAAGCATCAAAGGATATGTTCAATAAGATTGAGTGA